The following are encoded together in the Cerasicoccus sp. TK19100 genome:
- a CDS encoding alpha/beta hydrolase, with translation MLSQLMSGVAIGLVVGYLGLALFAVFFSNGMIFPAPEPSYTDSEKLVRMKISNDREIVAVDLENPGAEYTILYSHGNGEDLGMIRPFLDDLRNHGFAVFAYDYPGYGLSTGSPSEQGAHEAAAMAYRYLVSIKQVDPSKIILFGRSLGSGPSWKLAATQPVAGMIIDGGFASTFRCVTKYKLLPWDVFDNLALVGAVDCPVLLMHGKQDRTVPFHHAQLLNQAYQGPISTLFIDEAGHNNLVESAGPAYWDAIDTFTQSLAQPK, from the coding sequence ATGCTATCGCAACTCATGAGTGGCGTCGCCATTGGGCTAGTCGTCGGATATCTCGGGCTGGCGCTGTTTGCAGTGTTCTTCTCCAACGGGATGATTTTTCCTGCGCCGGAGCCAAGCTACACCGATTCCGAAAAACTGGTCCGCATGAAGATCAGCAACGACCGAGAGATCGTTGCTGTCGATCTGGAAAACCCGGGCGCGGAATACACCATCCTATACAGCCATGGCAACGGCGAGGACCTTGGCATGATCCGGCCGTTTTTAGACGATTTGCGTAATCACGGTTTCGCCGTGTTCGCCTACGACTACCCCGGCTACGGGCTGAGCACCGGGAGCCCCTCCGAGCAAGGCGCGCACGAGGCGGCCGCGATGGCCTATCGCTACCTCGTTTCGATCAAGCAAGTCGACCCGAGCAAGATCATCCTCTTTGGGCGTTCGCTGGGCAGCGGGCCGAGCTGGAAGCTCGCGGCGACACAACCCGTTGCGGGAATGATCATCGATGGCGGATTCGCGAGCACCTTTCGCTGCGTGACAAAATACAAGCTGCTGCCGTGGGACGTCTTTGACAACCTCGCGCTCGTTGGCGCAGTCGACTGCCCCGTGCTGCTCATGCACGGCAAGCAGGACCGCACCGTGCCCTTCCACCATGCGCAATTGCTGAACCAAGCCTACCAAGGGCCAATCTCGACGCTGTTTATCGACGAAGCCGGGCACAACAATTTGGTTGAGTCTGCCGGTCCGGCCTATTGGGATGCCATCGACACTTTCACTCAATCACTTGCCCAACCCAAATGA
- a CDS encoding tRNA dihydrouridine synthase yields the protein MKPLPDTLIPKQPPTALAPMQDVTTRAFMAIVNKFGPPDYFFTEYFRVHEHSRPETHILDSIDNNPSERPVFAQLIGEDIEHMQRTVRLLLEHPIAGIDLNMGCPAPKVYKKNVGGGLMRDPHKVDQLLGALREVCPGRFTVKMRIGFADMEHYEEILGLINKHDVDLLSVHGRTVKGMYRSQVDYDAIKLAVDSVACPVMANGDVSSVDKGHWVLQHTGARGLMIGRHAIRNPWIFRQLRESFASQSVFQPTLGDVREYVDLLWEETRKSRHDDNRHVAYMKKFLNFVGQSVDPEGAFLRTVRRARTPEDYFRICDEHLVDDGRDKLPFSPEPYPGLIARPSREGPTGPSASQVGELEECNLDNAL from the coding sequence TTGAAACCACTTCCTGACACTTTAATCCCCAAACAGCCGCCGACTGCGCTTGCGCCGATGCAGGACGTGACGACGCGCGCGTTCATGGCGATCGTCAATAAATTTGGACCGCCGGATTATTTCTTTACCGAGTATTTTCGCGTGCACGAACACTCGCGGCCGGAGACGCACATTCTCGACTCCATTGACAACAACCCGAGCGAGCGGCCCGTCTTTGCGCAGCTCATCGGGGAGGACATCGAGCACATGCAGCGCACCGTGCGCCTGCTGCTCGAACACCCCATCGCCGGGATCGACCTGAACATGGGCTGCCCGGCACCCAAGGTTTACAAAAAAAACGTCGGCGGCGGCCTGATGCGCGATCCGCACAAGGTCGACCAGCTACTCGGCGCGCTGCGCGAAGTTTGCCCGGGCCGGTTCACGGTCAAGATGCGCATCGGATTTGCCGACATGGAGCACTACGAGGAAATCCTCGGGCTGATCAACAAGCACGATGTCGACCTGCTCAGCGTTCACGGGCGCACGGTTAAGGGCATGTATCGCAGCCAAGTCGACTACGACGCGATTAAGCTGGCGGTGGACTCCGTCGCCTGCCCGGTCATGGCCAACGGCGATGTGTCATCCGTCGACAAAGGCCACTGGGTGCTGCAGCACACCGGCGCGCGCGGCCTGATGATCGGTCGACACGCGATCCGCAATCCTTGGATTTTCCGCCAACTGCGCGAAAGCTTTGCATCGCAAAGTGTTTTTCAGCCGACCTTGGGTGACGTCCGCGAATACGTGGACCTGCTCTGGGAGGAAACGCGCAAGAGCCGCCACGACGACAACCGCCACGTGGCCTACATGAAGAAGTTCCTGAACTTTGTCGGGCAAAGTGTCGACCCCGAGGGAGCGTTCCTGCGGACCGTTCGCCGCGCACGCACACCGGAGGATTACTTCCGCATTTGCGACGAACACCTCGTGGACGACGGGCGCGACAAGCTGCCCTTTTCCCCCGAGCCCTACCCCGGCCTAATCGCCCGCCCGAGCCGCGAAGGCCCCACCGGACCGTCCGCCAGCCAGGTCGGTGAGCTGGAAGAGTGTAACTTGGACAACGCGCTATAA
- a CDS encoding bifunctional nuclease family protein produces the protein MLNDVVEVEIKGVMPTSNGCAVFLGSEVKTFVIYVDQGIGNAISMTINHVKKERPLTHDLIDSIFQGFGVSVERVVINDVDEGTFFARLILAMENELGTKIVEVDARPSDSIVLALQAEKPIYAAQRVIDSVEDMTEILEKILKQQE, from the coding sequence ATGCTCAACGACGTGGTCGAAGTCGAAATCAAGGGCGTCATGCCCACCTCCAATGGATGCGCAGTCTTTCTCGGCAGCGAGGTAAAGACCTTCGTGATCTATGTGGATCAAGGCATCGGCAATGCCATCTCCATGACGATTAACCACGTCAAAAAAGAGCGCCCCCTCACGCACGACCTGATCGACAGCATCTTCCAAGGCTTCGGCGTATCCGTCGAGCGCGTGGTGATTAATGACGTCGACGAAGGCACCTTTTTCGCGCGTCTGATCCTGGCCATGGAGAACGAGCTGGGCACGAAGATTGTCGAAGTCGACGCTCGCCCGAGCGATTCGATTGTTCTAGCCCTGCAGGCCGAAAAGCCGATCTACGCCGCCCAACGCGTCATCGACTCGGTCGAGGACATGACGGAGATCCTGGAAAAAATCCTGAAACAACAGGAATGA
- the corA gene encoding magnesium/cobalt transporter CorA, which translates to MKKQVRDAVDEVSKGVSEVGKGVTKAVTKSTHAVTHTVGAVGRTMKNIGATVLGVVEAPIAPFIERAKPGSAPGIEHYLNKQEAAEIPVTITCLDYGPELYEVTEIDDLKEFLAKPKPDGAHVRWLNVDGLNPHTVNELREHFNFHTLAAEDVIQPLQRPKCEVYEGYLFIIARMIQITEGKLRNEQVSFFSFGDTMLTIQEMPGDVFDSVRKRIETKGPRFMANGSDYLLYALMDSVVDHLFPLIEGYGSALEDMEEDIASNPQPKDQRKLFAIKRDLSQLRRTLWPMREVIDAVYRDESGAITDPVKTFMRDVYDHGMQAIDIVETYRETASGLNDLYQSSVGNKMNEIMKVLTIMASFFIPVTFVAGVYGMNFQHIPELDWQYSYYVFWGVCLSMTGGLAIYFWRKGWIGGG; encoded by the coding sequence ATGAAGAAGCAGGTTCGCGACGCGGTGGATGAGGTGAGCAAGGGAGTATCCGAGGTGGGCAAAGGCGTCACCAAGGCCGTAACGAAATCCACGCACGCGGTCACCCATACCGTCGGTGCCGTGGGCCGTACCATGAAGAATATTGGCGCGACCGTGTTGGGCGTGGTCGAGGCACCGATTGCGCCGTTTATCGAGCGCGCCAAGCCTGGATCGGCACCCGGCATCGAGCATTACCTAAACAAGCAGGAAGCCGCCGAGATTCCCGTTACAATCACCTGCCTCGACTATGGGCCCGAGCTTTACGAGGTCACGGAAATTGACGACTTAAAGGAGTTTCTCGCCAAGCCCAAGCCCGATGGTGCACACGTGCGCTGGCTCAACGTGGACGGCCTCAACCCGCACACGGTCAACGAGCTGCGCGAGCATTTCAACTTCCACACGCTGGCGGCGGAAGACGTCATCCAACCGCTGCAGCGCCCGAAGTGCGAAGTTTACGAAGGCTACCTGTTTATCATCGCGCGCATGATCCAGATCACCGAGGGCAAGCTGCGCAATGAGCAGGTGAGCTTTTTCAGCTTTGGCGACACGATGCTGACCATTCAGGAAATGCCTGGCGATGTGTTTGACTCCGTCCGCAAGCGCATCGAAACCAAGGGGCCGCGCTTCATGGCGAACGGCTCAGACTACCTGCTCTACGCGCTGATGGACTCCGTGGTCGACCACCTGTTTCCGCTCATCGAAGGCTATGGCTCCGCGCTCGAGGACATGGAGGAAGACATTGCCTCCAACCCCCAGCCCAAGGACCAGCGTAAGCTGTTTGCGATCAAGCGCGACCTCTCCCAACTGCGCCGCACACTCTGGCCAATGCGCGAAGTGATCGACGCCGTTTACCGCGACGAATCCGGTGCCATCACCGATCCAGTGAAGACCTTTATGCGCGACGTTTATGATCACGGCATGCAGGCCATCGACATCGTGGAAACCTACCGCGAAACCGCATCCGGCCTCAACGACCTCTATCAAAGCTCCGTCGGCAACAAGATGAATGAGATCATGAAGGTGCTCACGATCATGGCGTCGTTCTTTATTCCGGTTACGTTTGTGGCCGGGGTTTATGGGATGAATTTTCAGCACATCCCCGAGCTCGATTGGCAGTATTCGTATTACGTATTCTGGGGCGTCTGCCTGTCCATGACCGGCGGCTTGGCCATCTACTTCTGGCGTAAAGGCTGGATCGGCGGCGGCTAA
- a CDS encoding tyrosine recombinase XerC — protein sequence MGETANEAPRPEAADIAAFLNCLERERRMSAYTVRNYGAALNRFADFLRRSGWQGDWEKVVPAQVRGYLIESQRDLSRRTVHNHFSGLRTFFQWRRERGAQANPLAGITLPKLPKSLPKFLTEKQMKTLLDGPMRLLDNESIEAFAAWRDRLIMELLYGAGLRVSELVSLNYGMIDSTGVARVIGKGNKERLCPIGKVALAVLEKFRREFAPATHRDAPILVSEKGKRISIRQVQLTLKRYLALADLPMDLSPHKLRHSYATHLLNHGADLRVVQELLGHASLSTTQIYTHVGIARLQEAHKRAHPRA from the coding sequence ATGGGAGAAACCGCCAACGAAGCGCCCCGGCCCGAGGCCGCCGACATCGCTGCGTTCCTGAATTGCCTGGAGCGCGAGCGTCGCATGTCGGCCTACACGGTGCGCAACTACGGCGCGGCGCTCAATCGGTTTGCGGACTTCCTGCGGCGCTCCGGTTGGCAGGGCGACTGGGAAAAAGTCGTTCCGGCTCAGGTGCGCGGTTACCTGATTGAGTCCCAGCGCGACCTCTCGCGCCGCACGGTGCACAACCACTTCTCCGGCCTGCGGACTTTCTTCCAATGGCGTCGCGAACGCGGGGCCCAGGCCAATCCGCTGGCTGGCATCACCTTGCCCAAGCTGCCTAAGTCGCTGCCGAAGTTTCTCACCGAAAAGCAAATGAAGACCTTGCTCGACGGCCCGATGCGGCTCTTGGACAATGAGTCCATCGAAGCATTCGCCGCCTGGCGCGACCGTCTGATCATGGAGCTGCTTTACGGCGCCGGCCTCCGTGTCAGCGAGCTCGTCTCGCTCAACTACGGCATGATCGATTCCACCGGCGTGGCGCGCGTGATTGGCAAAGGCAACAAGGAGCGCCTGTGTCCGATTGGCAAAGTGGCGCTGGCGGTGTTGGAAAAATTTCGTCGCGAGTTTGCCCCTGCCACCCACCGCGACGCTCCCATCCTCGTCAGCGAAAAGGGCAAACGCATCTCCATCCGCCAAGTGCAACTGACGCTCAAGCGATACCTTGCCCTGGCCGACCTGCCCATGGACCTCTCGCCACACAAGTTGCGCCATAGCTACGCCACGCATTTGCTCAACCACGGCGCCGACTTGCGCGTCGTGCAAGAGCTCCTCGGCCACGCCAGTTTATCGACGACGCAAATCTACACCCACGTCGGCATTGCACGCCTCCAGGAAGCCCACAAACGCGCCCACCCGCGTGCATAA
- a CDS encoding class I SAM-dependent methyltransferase: MSDNQAGKYDGCVFKRGMRNTDIIAFRCVADLLHPWVKGKFALDVGCGSGRSTTFLCELGADAYGVDTDERLINEMRELSTPFGNRLAWVKADAPLPFPPAKADLVFSSWMLLELGSQQQIISVLKECRRVLKDGGRAVFVVNTAEFYAGDWVSLDVSFPENQAPLQNGQAVKARLLPEGFVVSDYFWSEESYVHFFTQSNFAVQSVHKPLGLDSDGIDWKDERHTAPYAVYELVAK; the protein is encoded by the coding sequence ATGAGCGACAACCAAGCAGGCAAATACGATGGCTGTGTCTTTAAACGCGGAATGCGGAACACGGACATCATTGCCTTTCGGTGCGTGGCGGATTTGCTGCATCCGTGGGTGAAGGGGAAGTTCGCGCTGGATGTCGGTTGCGGCTCGGGGAGGTCCACGACTTTTCTCTGTGAGCTTGGGGCCGATGCCTATGGCGTCGACACCGACGAGCGATTAATCAACGAAATGCGGGAGCTGAGCACGCCGTTTGGTAACCGCCTTGCGTGGGTAAAAGCAGACGCGCCGCTGCCCTTTCCACCCGCTAAGGCGGACCTCGTTTTCTCCAGTTGGATGCTGCTCGAACTCGGCAGCCAACAGCAGATTATTTCGGTGCTCAAGGAATGCCGCCGTGTGCTCAAGGACGGCGGGCGCGCGGTGTTTGTCGTCAACACGGCGGAGTTTTATGCGGGCGATTGGGTGTCGCTCGATGTGAGCTTCCCCGAGAACCAGGCACCGCTGCAAAACGGGCAAGCCGTCAAGGCGCGTTTACTGCCCGAGGGCTTCGTTGTGTCCGACTACTTTTGGAGCGAGGAAAGCTACGTTCACTTTTTCACGCAAAGTAACTTTGCCGTGCAAAGTGTTCATAAGCCACTCGGCCTGGACAGTGACGGCATCGACTGGAAGGACGAGCGCCACACCGCGCCCTATGCGGTGTATGAGCTGGTGGCGAAGTGA
- the thrC gene encoding threonine synthase produces the protein MKYISTRGQCDETTFTEAVATGLAPDGGLYLPKTLPDISGKLASWRGLSYPDLCFEFLKLFATDMLEDKLRAIVKDSYKKFSRKEVAPLSKLDDHLQVLELFHGPTLAFKDFALQLLGNLYEEQISRTGDAINVLGATSGDTGSAAIHGLLGKKGVRIFILYPQGRVSMLQERQMTTTAARNVYPIAIEGTFDDAQAMVKDAFGDAPLKAKYNLSAINSINLARILAQCVYYVWAYNQIDDAARERGVNFIVPTGNFGNVMAGWMASKMGLPVDGFRVATNQNDILCRLFNTGLYEISDVEPSVAPSMDIQVASNFERFLYYNVGQDHAKVREVMAEFKSKGKYQFDDFDRDTFSASRMDDGEINTTIEHVFAKYKYVADPHTACAFKDLDESKTNIVLGTAHPAKFPEVIEKALGRTPTAPSLEAIKHEPIVNYLLPAEGEALAEFLKEHAKGS, from the coding sequence ATGAAATACATCAGCACACGCGGACAATGCGACGAGACGACTTTTACCGAAGCCGTGGCCACCGGCCTGGCGCCCGATGGCGGGCTCTACCTGCCCAAGACGCTGCCCGATATCTCCGGTAAGCTCGCCAGCTGGCGCGGCCTGAGCTACCCCGACCTGTGCTTTGAGTTCCTGAAGCTCTTCGCCACCGACATGCTCGAGGACAAGCTGCGCGCCATCGTGAAGGACTCCTACAAGAAGTTCTCGCGCAAGGAAGTCGCCCCGCTGTCGAAGCTGGACGATCACCTGCAGGTGCTGGAGCTGTTTCACGGCCCCACCCTCGCCTTCAAGGACTTCGCACTCCAGTTGCTGGGCAATCTTTACGAGGAGCAAATTTCCCGCACCGGCGACGCGATCAACGTGCTCGGCGCGACCTCCGGCGACACCGGCTCGGCCGCAATCCACGGCCTGCTCGGCAAGAAGGGCGTCCGCATTTTCATCCTGTATCCGCAGGGCCGCGTGTCCATGCTGCAGGAGCGCCAGATGACGACCACCGCCGCGCGCAATGTCTACCCGATCGCGATCGAGGGCACCTTTGACGACGCCCAGGCCATGGTGAAGGACGCCTTTGGCGACGCCCCGCTCAAGGCCAAGTATAACCTGTCGGCGATTAACTCGATCAACCTCGCACGCATCCTCGCGCAGTGCGTTTACTACGTGTGGGCCTACAACCAGATCGATGACGCCGCCCGCGAACGCGGCGTGAACTTCATCGTGCCCACGGGCAACTTCGGCAACGTCATGGCCGGCTGGATGGCGAGCAAGATGGGCCTGCCCGTCGATGGCTTCCGCGTCGCCACCAACCAGAACGACATCCTTTGCCGCCTGTTCAACACCGGCCTTTACGAAATCAGCGATGTCGAGCCCAGCGTCGCGCCGTCGATGGACATCCAAGTCGCGTCGAACTTCGAGCGCTTCCTCTACTACAACGTTGGCCAGGATCACGCCAAGGTGCGCGAGGTGATGGCCGAGTTTAAGAGCAAGGGCAAATACCAGTTCGACGACTTTGACCGCGACACCTTCTCGGCCTCCCGCATGGACGATGGCGAGATCAACACCACCATCGAACACGTCTTTGCGAAATACAAATACGTCGCCGATCCGCACACCGCCTGCGCATTTAAGGACCTCGACGAGTCGAAGACCAACATCGTCCTGGGCACCGCGCACCCGGCCAAGTTCCCCGAAGTGATCGAAAAGGCCCTCGGCCGCACGCCCACTGCGCCTTCACTGGAAGCCATTAAGCACGAGCCTATCGTGAACTATTTGCTGCCCGCCGAAGGCGAAGCGCTCGCGGAGTTCTTGAAGGAGCACGCCAAGGGCAGCTAG
- a CDS encoding pyridoxamine 5'-phosphate oxidase family protein translates to MGKVFDAIDDKIRQWVEHQKMFFVATAPLSGDGLVNCSPKGMDSFRILGPTKVAYLDLTGSGVETIAHLKENGRICVMFCAFDGGPKIMRFHGQGAVHELGSEQYEKLAPQFEEIAGARAIIVVDVKRISDSCGWGVPLYDYKEDRQTLRLASEKEGPDGMSAYREKNNRQSLDGLVGYESN, encoded by the coding sequence ATGGGCAAAGTATTCGACGCCATTGATGACAAGATCCGCCAGTGGGTGGAGCATCAGAAAATGTTCTTCGTGGCCACCGCGCCGCTCTCGGGCGACGGGCTGGTCAACTGTTCGCCCAAAGGCATGGACAGCTTTCGTATCCTCGGTCCAACAAAGGTCGCCTACCTCGACCTGACCGGCAGCGGCGTTGAGACAATCGCCCACCTCAAGGAAAACGGCCGCATCTGCGTGATGTTCTGCGCCTTCGACGGCGGGCCTAAAATCATGCGCTTCCACGGCCAAGGCGCGGTGCACGAGCTCGGCAGCGAGCAGTACGAAAAGCTGGCACCGCAGTTTGAGGAAATCGCCGGTGCGCGGGCCATCATCGTGGTCGACGTCAAGCGCATCAGCGACTCCTGTGGCTGGGGCGTCCCGCTGTATGATTACAAGGAAGACCGCCAGACCCTCCGCCTTGCCAGCGAGAAAGAAGGCCCCGACGGAATGTCCGCCTACCGGGAGAAAAACAACCGCCAGTCTTTGGACGGCCTCGTCGGCTACGAATCGAACTGA
- a CDS encoding nuclear transport factor 2 family protein, with product MIDPFGIKRAKILGQCDATPNNARFNGAKSAGKCNAGQRFAQVWTEGDTALVSFEHFFKYYVRPDKSRWQIHIRTTMPLRREGDGWKIIQEHSSPIQDIPRATRIPSATGS from the coding sequence ATGATCGATCCCTTCGGGATCAAAAGGGCTAAGATTTTGGGCCAATGCGATGCGACCCCAAACAACGCTAGGTTCAATGGGGCGAAGTCTGCGGGCAAATGCAATGCGGGCCAACGCTTCGCCCAGGTCTGGACCGAGGGCGACACCGCGCTCGTCTCGTTCGAGCATTTCTTTAAGTATTACGTGCGCCCGGATAAGTCCCGCTGGCAAATCCACATCCGCACCACGATGCCCCTCCGCCGCGAGGGCGACGGCTGGAAAATCATCCAAGAGCACTCCTCGCCGATACAAGACATCCCGCGCGCGACGCGCATCCCGTCGGCGACGGGTAGTTAG
- the tnpA gene encoding IS200/IS605 family transposase, which translates to MASTLTHLLYHCIWSTKERAPLISLEVEQSVWRVLSATARNNGMVAVRIGGVENHVHALIHIPKTLSLAEAMKLLKGGSSKYINRENILGPNRRLAWQDGYAAFTVSRSSESDVVEYISNQREHHTKRSFEDEYTAFLDKHGIEYERDYVFD; encoded by the coding sequence ATGGCGAGCACCCTGACCCACCTTCTCTACCATTGCATTTGGAGCACCAAAGAACGGGCACCGCTCATCTCGCTCGAAGTAGAACAAAGTGTCTGGCGTGTGCTTTCCGCAACGGCCCGAAACAATGGCATGGTGGCGGTTCGTATTGGGGGTGTCGAAAACCATGTGCATGCACTGATTCACATTCCGAAAACACTTTCGCTGGCCGAAGCGATGAAGCTCCTGAAGGGCGGATCTTCCAAATACATCAACCGAGAGAATATCCTCGGCCCGAATCGTCGCCTAGCATGGCAGGATGGCTATGCGGCGTTCACCGTGAGCCGGTCAAGCGAGAGCGATGTCGTCGAGTATATTAGCAACCAGCGCGAACATCACACAAAGCGCTCATTTGAAGATGAATACACCGCATTTCTCGACAAGCATGGCATCGAATATGAGCGGGACTATGTCTTTGATTAG
- a CDS encoding shikimate kinase — protein sequence MRDGQDMQPKRSIALIGMAGAGKSTVGKLLAQELQYAFVDTDDRIREINGTSLKGIIDQVGLAAFKQKEAEAVLTLQADATVIATGGSVVYSAEAMRHLQTFATIVWLKLSHETIKARIGNPAERGLVVQPGQTIDALFNEREPLYAKYADATIDAEALSPAQIAAAIRQAVNHA from the coding sequence ATGCGCGACGGGCAAGACATGCAACCTAAGCGATCAATCGCACTCATCGGGATGGCGGGCGCCGGCAAAAGCACCGTCGGCAAATTGCTGGCGCAGGAGCTGCAATACGCCTTCGTCGACACCGACGACCGGATCCGCGAAATCAACGGCACCAGCCTCAAGGGCATTATCGACCAAGTGGGGCTCGCCGCCTTTAAGCAAAAGGAAGCCGAGGCCGTGCTCACCCTGCAGGCGGACGCGACCGTCATCGCCACCGGCGGCAGCGTCGTTTACTCCGCTGAGGCGATGCGTCACCTGCAGACCTTCGCGACCATCGTGTGGCTCAAGCTCAGCCATGAGACGATCAAGGCCCGCATCGGCAACCCCGCAGAACGCGGCCTCGTCGTGCAGCCCGGGCAAACCATCGACGCCCTCTTTAACGAGCGTGAACCGCTCTACGCTAAGTACGCCGACGCCACCATCGACGCCGAAGCCCTGAGCCCCGCCCAAATCGCCGCCGCCATCCGCCAGGCCGTCAACCACGCCTAG
- the dxr gene encoding 1-deoxy-D-xylulose-5-phosphate reductoisomerase, translated as MAAKNIVLLGATGSIGESTRRVVAKHPDKLNIVGIAGRNRWKELAEIAHEFDVKHVAIFDEANCRAAEQSGLFPEGTTFYPGLEGLTAISCLAEADMLVTAIVGTLSLKPTLAAIECGKDVALASKEILVMAGKVVMAAAKAKGVRILPMDSEHNAIFQCLQGERDIDVAKLILTASGGPFREFTAEQMKSVTKADALKHPNWDMGPKITIDSSTMANKGLEVIEAHWLFGKGRDQIQVVVHPQSIVHSMVQYVDGSILAHLSPPSMTFAIQHVLLYPERAEGVDATVDFTKMLSLDFRPPNYELFPCLRLAMEAMDAEGIAPAVFNASNEIAVDAFMADKIGYCDIPRIIEQTLAAVPACDPQGLDEILHADAEARRLAQTFFTSVHA; from the coding sequence ATGGCTGCAAAGAACATTGTATTACTCGGGGCCACGGGGTCCATTGGCGAAAGCACGCGACGCGTCGTCGCCAAGCACCCGGACAAGCTGAACATCGTCGGCATCGCCGGGCGTAACCGCTGGAAAGAGCTGGCCGAGATCGCCCACGAGTTCGATGTGAAGCACGTCGCCATTTTCGACGAGGCAAACTGCCGCGCCGCCGAGCAGAGCGGACTCTTCCCCGAGGGCACGACTTTCTATCCGGGGCTCGAAGGCCTCACCGCCATTTCCTGCCTCGCCGAAGCGGATATGCTCGTCACCGCGATCGTCGGCACGCTCTCGCTCAAGCCCACCCTCGCCGCAATCGAATGCGGTAAAGACGTTGCCCTCGCGAGCAAGGAAATCCTCGTCATGGCGGGTAAGGTCGTCATGGCCGCCGCCAAGGCCAAGGGTGTGCGCATCCTGCCGATGGACAGCGAGCACAACGCCATTTTCCAATGCCTTCAGGGCGAGCGCGATATCGACGTCGCCAAGCTGATTTTGACCGCCTCAGGCGGGCCGTTCCGCGAGTTTACCGCCGAGCAAATGAAGTCGGTCACCAAGGCCGACGCCCTCAAGCACCCGAACTGGGACATGGGCCCGAAGATCACCATCGACTCCTCCACCATGGCTAACAAAGGCCTGGAAGTCATCGAGGCGCATTGGCTTTTCGGCAAGGGCCGCGACCAGATCCAGGTCGTCGTGCACCCGCAAAGCATCGTCCACTCGATGGTGCAGTATGTCGACGGCTCCATCCTCGCGCACCTGAGCCCGCCGTCGATGACCTTTGCGATCCAGCACGTGCTGCTCTATCCGGAGCGCGCGGAGGGCGTGGACGCGACCGTTGACTTCACGAAAATGCTCAGCCTCGACTTCCGTCCTCCGAACTACGAGCTCTTCCCCTGCCTGCGCCTCGCGATGGAAGCCATGGACGCCGAAGGCATTGCACCGGCCGTGTTTAATGCGAGCAACGAGATCGCCGTCGACGCCTTCATGGCGGATAAAATCGGCTACTGTGACATCCCGCGCATCATCGAGCAGACCCTAGCCGCCGTCCCCGCCTGCGACCCGCAAGGCCTTGACGAAATCCTCCACGCCGACGCCGAAGCGCGCCGCCTGGCCCAGACGTTTTTCACCAGCGTTCACGCGTAG
- a CDS encoding phosphatidate cytidylyltransferase, translating into MKARILSTVGLWLGIILVLVIFKSFGGLVLLAAITALAQYELYNLLEIGGKARPLKVLGLVLGVCVILASYFLPVSGAMEAPAIALIILSLSLLSAPKIGQTFMPTLFGLAYLPFLLQFYGLMLAEWGSLFLPVWVIAVAKFSDVGGLLVGKKFGKNKLAPAISPGKTIEGAIGGVIASALVGIILSLAFKSLIPFDMPIFKTIFIGAAIGAIAIISDLLESQLKRWSGVKDSGNVIPGIGGAFDLIDSLVLCGPVAFLLFKYVY; encoded by the coding sequence GTGAAGGCGCGCATCCTCAGCACCGTCGGCCTGTGGTTAGGCATCATCCTGGTCCTGGTCATCTTTAAGAGCTTCGGTGGCCTCGTGCTGCTCGCGGCAATCACCGCGCTCGCGCAATACGAGCTCTACAACCTGCTCGAAATCGGCGGCAAGGCGCGCCCGCTCAAGGTCCTGGGCCTCGTGCTCGGCGTCTGCGTGATCCTCGCCTCGTATTTTCTGCCCGTCAGTGGTGCCATGGAAGCGCCGGCCATCGCGCTGATCATCCTGTCGCTCTCGCTGCTGTCAGCACCCAAGATCGGGCAGACCTTCATGCCGACCCTCTTCGGCCTGGCTTACCTGCCGTTCCTGCTCCAGTTCTACGGCCTGATGCTCGCCGAGTGGGGCTCGCTATTCCTGCCGGTATGGGTGATCGCCGTGGCGAAATTCTCCGACGTCGGCGGCCTGCTGGTCGGCAAAAAGTTCGGCAAAAACAAGCTCGCGCCCGCCATCAGCCCCGGAAAAACCATCGAGGGCGCGATAGGCGGCGTCATTGCCTCGGCGCTGGTGGGGATCATCCTTTCGCTCGCCTTCAAGAGCCTGATCCCGTTCGACATGCCGATCTTCAAAACGATTTTCATCGGCGCAGCCATCGGCGCGATTGCGATCATCAGCGACCTGCTGGAATCCCAGCTCAAGCGCTGGTCCGGCGTCAAAGATTCGGGCAACGTCATCCCCGGCATCGGCGGCGCCTTCGACCTGATCGACAGCCTCGTCCTTTGCGGCCCCGTGGCGTTTCTGCTGTTTAAATACGTGTATTGA